CATTTCGCACCAACGCTTTAGAAAGAACCTGCCCGATGGTAACCAGACCTTGCCCAGCATGCCCACCTATCATAATATTCAAATAACTCCTCTCCATATTTTTCCCCTCACTCTTCCAGGCTTTTAATACACATTTATAACTACTGAATCATAACATACCGAATAATTATGTACTTTTTTTTCAGATCACTATGTAATTCAGGACCTCAATGATCTTAGTTCTGAGCTAAGAAGGGCAATATGCTTCATCTCTTCATTTATAATCACATCAATCTCACTACGCCCACGCTCCTCAGTAATCATCTCTTTCATACCAATATAAAACAAAATAGAATCCTTTTCCAAACCAATGGCTGTTTGAAGAATTTCTTCAATATCAATATTTCCTATAAGTTGCTCCGTTAAATTACCCTTCTCATCAAAAACCTGACCATCAGCCCATGCTTGCAAGTATAAGATTGCATGATCCTCAGGATCGTATACAGATGTAGATTCTCCTAGACTTAACAACTTATTCCTCATCCCGGCGAACACCTTTTCATGCTCCACCTCCATATCTGCAAGCCTATTCAACAGATCACGGGTTATTTGTCTTGTGCTTGATTTAGCCGCACTGCTATAAAAGCTATTTCCATTTCGCTCCATCTGCTCTGCAATCTTTAGAATCTCATCAGGGCTAAAATTGACTATCATCTTATTCCTCCATCTGCTGTCTCATTGGGTTGTGTAAACACACGTTGGGCCAATTCTCGATCTACTATAAAGAGTCCATTCCCCTGATCACCAATCAATTTTAGCATCTGCACCACCATATCCGCTGAGGCCTCTTCCTCAACCTGTTCTGATACAAACCATTGTAGAAAGTTAAATGTGGAATAATCCTTCTCTGTTTGGGAAAGATCAACGATGTCATGAATCAATCCTGTAACCTTTTGCTCATGTCTATAAGCATCTTCAAATGCATCAAGAGGCGAACCCCATTCCAATGGAGGTTTCTCTATTAAAGCAAACGTTACTCGACCGCCTCTATTGTTAATATAATCAAAGAACTTCATTGCATGAACAAGTTCCTCCTGTGCCTGAACTCTCATCCAATTTGCAAAACCATCTAAATTGATAGATTTAAAATAAGCGCACATCGCAAGATATAGATAAGATGAGTAGAGTTCAGCATTAAGCTGTTCATTCAAAGCATCTAATATCTTTTTATTCATCATATCACTATCCCTTCCATAATCCATGAAGGTTGCAATATTCTCTATATATTGAACCACTCTCTACGCAACAGAAGGAAGCTTCAGGTGCCTCGCCTGGTTTTAAGTATATTCTATCGATCTTCCCATCTTTTTGTATGGTTTCAATCCATTCGATATAATGTTTCTCTTCCATTGGATGAGGAACATCTCCCACCTTAACCTTTACACCATGATCAGTATTTTCAACAACTGGGACATGCTTTTCCTTTGCAGCATCAACAGTATTCTCCTTAAATAGTTTCATAGGCTCACCACAGCAGACAAGCTCGCCCTTCCCTCCATGTAAAACTTCAATTATGTTACCACACGCCTCACACTTGTAAACCTCATATCTCTCTGCCATTTGTCTCCTCCTAATATTTTTTCGGGGACTTATTATCCATTATTCCCCAATTATTATAAAATATAGACAAAATAATATATTAAAACTCCACAAATTGCTCCTTCTTTGCGCTGCAAACAGGACATTCATCCGGTAAAATTGCATCCGCAACATATCCACATACCTTACAGACATAATATGTGGTCTCGCTTTCCGCAGCCATATGTCCCATAGCCTTTTTATACAGCTTAGAATGAGTTTGTTCAACATCTCTGGATTGACTGAACAGCAGGGCTGCTTGGTTGTTATCTTCCTTCTCAGCCTCTTTGAGAAATTCACTATATGCAACTTCTGCCACCTGAGTCTCTGACTCGAAGCTTGATGCAAGATTTTCCTCAGTGCTCTTAATCTCTTTAAGCATTTTCAGCGAACGAGTGCCATGTATCTCCTCAGAGAAAGAAATTACACGAAAGAGTTTTGCTATCTGAGGATAACCTTCTTCCTCTGCTTTATCAGCAAAGACCTTCAACCGAAGCACAGCCTTAGCCTCACCTGTGTATGCTTTATGTAACAGTTCTTTTACTCCCATATTTTTGTACCCTCTTACGAATTAGTTTATCTGATTACTATATTCTACTTAAGGCTTCCATTCCTTCCATACATTACCTACCAAATCTGGCCCAGGTTTTAAGGTTTGACCACCTGGTTTCCAACCTGAAGGTGTTGCCTCAGTCCCTTTACTTGCACGAACATGCTGAAATGCCTGTACTTGGCGAAATGTCTCTTCAACATTCCTTCCAACAGGCGGTGTTAACACCTCATATCCCTGTACAACACCGTCAGGATCTATAATAAATCTACCCCGGTTTTCAACACCAGCATCTTCATCATAAACTCCATATACCCTCCCAACTCTACCTCCACCATCAGAAAGCATCGGAAAGGGGACGCCTTCATCAACCATCTTTGACAACTCATAATCATTCCACATCTTATGAACAAACATGCTATCAACGCTCATTGAGAGTACATGAACTCCAAGTTTCTCAAATTCGCTATTCTTATCAGCAACTGCCGATATCTCTGTTGCTCAAACAAAGGTAAAATCTCCCGGATAAAAACATAAGAGAATCCATTTACCCAAATAATCAGAAAGTTTTACATTGATAAATTCGCCCTTATGATATGCCGGTGCTGTAAAATCAGGGGCTTTATGCCCTACCTTAATCATTGGTCTCTCCTCCTTCTTTATAATATCATTACTGCTTTCTGTCTCCATTGTTCCACTATCACCAATGGATGCACCAGTTGGACGAGCACAACCAAGAGGAATCTCTTCAGCCATACATCTACTCCTTTTCGGTTTATTGATTTACACTCTCTAAATCACTTGTTATTTGCTGAACATACATCTTCAGTACCCCTTTTGGAATAATTCTTTTACTACATGGATATTTCAATCAACCTCGTTAGAGAATACGAGAGAGTTGATCTATATGAATTCTCTCCTGCAATGCAAGACTCTGGAAAAATGTTATAAGTGATGGCTCTACTTTAGTAGCCATTGTATGATAAAGATCAAAGGCCTTGCATTCCATCTCCAGGGCTAATTCAAGAGCCTCCATCCTACTTGTTATTGACTCCTCATCAAACTTTAGAAGGGAATATGGTAGGGATATGCCCCCCTCCATAAATTCTGATTCCTTTATATCCTGAACAGAAGGAGCATCTGGCCATACTTCCTTTAATTGAGTATAAATCATCTCTAAATGCTTACTCTCCATCTTAGAAAGCTTCTCCATTAAATCCTTTGTCTCCATATCCTCAATTTTTTGCATAACTTTAAGGTAGAATTCCTGACTGCTCTTCTCCATCTGAAGAGCAAACAAAAAAAGTTCCTTAATATCATTTACATCCTTAAAAAACTCCCTGGCTTCATCAGGAGGTCCCTTCACTAGCTCATAGGGCCAATTACTTACTCCTCCAATCATATTGTGAATATTTTGCAATCCGAGGTTACAGAGCAATATAGCCCCTCCCATGCTTCTCTTTCCTGAACGACAATATACTATAATCTTCTTCAGTCTCTCTAACTCTGAATACCTTTGATCCAACTCATTTAAAGGAATAAACCGAGATCCAGGAATATGTCCCTCCTCATATTCTGGCGGCGTTCTTACATCAAGTATAATGTATTCATCCCTACTATCTCCCCGCAGAATGTCCCATACATCAACTGGATAAAGATTTTTAATTTTTTCCTCTGAACAAACAAGCTTTTTTAACATGATCTCTCTCTCTTATCATTTTTTAAAATTAAATAAAATCCATTATAATCAAATGTTTAATATTTACAAATTTACACATCTGATCTGTTTTCAATACAATTCAACATCTGATCAATTTTCTGTGGATCAAATCCAACCATAACCTCTCCGCATGCTGAAACAACAGGCACAGATCTCGCACCAGAGATATCAATCATCTCCTTTAATGCATCCTTATCCTGCGTAACATCGTAAGCTATAAATTTTATTCCCTTTTTAGAAAGATACTCTTTCGCTGTGCGGCAATGAGGACAGGTTGGAGTTGTGTAAATTTTTACTTCTTCAGACATAGGTTATCCTCCTTAAAAATTAATAATCATTTTCTTTTACTTTTTGCTTTAAGTCGTAAAGTAGAAGCAATCTCCTTTATATAATCGAGATCTTTTACCATCGCAGCGTATCCATACCAATAAGCATAATCAGGATTTGCGTGAAATACTCCCTGATATGTTCGCATTCTGTGTTTCATGAACATGGTAAACAGAACCTGCTCAATATATGAACCGCCTGTTTGATAAAAATACATAAAATCAGGATATGCGTAGGAATAATGCTTTGGCTTTTTTATAATTCCCTGTGTATAAAGCTTTGCCACAACATCAATCGCTTCAGCCATCAGGCGATCAGACTCCTTGATCATCTGATCTCCCTTCTGTAATTCACCCCGAGCGTATCTTTCAGAATGACAGTTAGAACAGATCTTAACCATCTTCTCCCGCTCCCTTCTCCAGTCTTCTTCAGTTAGCCTAGCAAAATCTAATTTCTTAACTAGATCCAATCTACCAGTAGGTGTGCCATTTGGATCAAGAACACCAAGGGCCTTAAGAATGGTAGCCCTGTCCTTTGCCCATTGCTTGTCCTTAGGCATGGGAAGTCTGACAGCAAAAAATCCCCAGCCCACCTTGTTTGTATGAGTGCCTTCAGGCAAATGGCAATTCTGACATGTCGGAGCGGATGCTTGCTTAGGCAAACGCCCTATTTCCTTCATTGCGTACCTCTCTCCATGCTTAGAGCTTTCATACATCTCCCACTGAGGATGATCAAATCCCATATGGCATATCTGACAAGCCTTTGGATCCTGAGCCTCCTTTTTCGAAAAGGTGTGTCTAGTATGGCATTCATCGCAAGAATTGGTTCGATATTTATATCCCTTTTTGCGAAGTTCCTCTCTCTGCTTCTCAGTCTTCATACCCATATTATGGCAGCCACCGCAACCCTTACCACCTATCATGAGAATTTCAGGCTCCATATGTGTCACGGGCATAGCCATCATCGATGACCATCCCAGATTATGTTTACCTTTTATGAACTGATCGAACTGCCTTTCATGACACTCTCCGCATGTTTCTTCATGCGGCATCTCGACTAAATCAATATCATTATTCGACTTATGCTCTGAACCATGACATGAAAAACATGTGATACCACTTTCGCTATGCTTGCTACTCTCCCAGTCTATTACACGCTGCGGGTTAACCTTCTTGTGACAATCAATACATTTATCCTGGCTTATTATAGCAGTTCTACTTAGAGCAATTATTGAACAACTCATAAGTATTAAAATACTTTTTTTTACAATGTTCCCTTCCATGATTTAATTCTCAATTTTACATTTAATAATTTTCTACATGCAGTTCAAAGTAGGCCTGTTCATGATCACATGCCGGGCATCTATTCGGCGCACCTTCTCCCTCATGAACATACCCACAATTTCGACACTTCCATTTTGCAGTGAAATCCTTCTTAAATACCTTCCCCTCCTCAAGATTTTTAAGCAGGGCAAGATACCTCTTCTCATGCTGCTCCTCAACTCTAGCAATTGACCGAAACTGTATGGCAATATCCTTAAATCCCTCCTCATCAGCCACATCAGCAAATCCAGTATACATCTCTGTCCATTCATGATGTTCACCAGCCGCCGCAGCCTTTAAATTTGAGGCAGTATCACCAATAACTCCTGCAGGATAAGCAGCAGTAATCTCGACATCTCCACCCTTTAATAATTTAAAAAACCGCTTTGCATGTTCTTTCTCATTATCAGCGGTCTCATTAAATATCGCAGCTATCTGTTCATAACCCTCTTTTTTTGCTTGCGAAGCGAAGTAGGTGTATCGATTCCTGGCCTGAGACTCCCCAGCAAAAGAGATTAATAAATTCTTTTCTGTTTTACTTCCTTTAAAATCCATTCTTCATTCCTCCTCAAAATAATATATTAAATCCAATGCTCATAATGGGATAAGCTACTTTCTAATCCTCCATATCTCCATGAATATCCCAATAACACTCGTCAGGTGTCATCTCATCAACCTCCACGACTTCTTCGGATGGCAGGTGATGTTTATTTAAGATATTGATTAGGGTTTCTCGATCAGAAGCCTCCCACAAACAATATATTTTGCCCTCCTTCAAGTTGTAATTTACCCTCATCCAGCTAGCTTCCTTTTCCCTTGCGCATGTTTTACAAAAATTATTAATATGGTGCGATACAAACTTTGGATCTTTCTGATGTATTATCATGTATTTGGGCATATTACTCCTCCATTGTGGATAGATCACCAGTAGGCAAGCCTAACTCCCAAGCCTTAAGGACTCTTCTCATTATCTTTCCGCTCCTGGTCTTAGGTAATGAATCGCGAAAGTCTATCTCTCTAGGCGCTGCATGCGCAGCTAATTCTTTCTTAACAAACTGTGATATCTCCCCTTTTAATTCATCTGAAGGCGAATATCCTTTATTAAGAGAGATAAATGCCTTAATTATCTGTCCTCTTAGCGCATCTGGTTTCCCAATTACACCTGCCTCTGCAACTGCGGGATGTTCAAGTAGCTTGCTCTCCACCTCAAAGGGACCAACACGCTCTCCAGAAGTCTTAATAACATCATCCACCCTACCCTGAAACCAAAAATAACCATCCGCATCCTGGTAGGCTGAATCACCAGAGATATACCACCCATTAAAAGAGAAATATTGCTTATACTTTTCCTCATTTTTCCATATCTTTCTCATCATTGATGGCCAGCCTGCCTTAATTGCAAGATTGCCTATACTGTTTGGGGGCAACCTGTTGCCCTTATCATCTAAAATTGCTGCCTCAACACCTGGGAAGGGCTTTCCCATTGAACCAGGCCTTACAGGCATGCTCGGGAAATTGACTATAATCTGCATCCCAGTCTCAGTCATCCACCATGTGTCATGAATGGATTGATTAAAAGCCTTTAATCCCCAACGAATCACCTCTGGATTTAATGGTTCTCCTACACTGAAAATCAATCTCAATGTTTCAAGATTATATTTCGAAACTTCTTCATCCCCAGCTGCCATGAACAATCTAAAGGCAGTCGGAGCGCTATACCATATAGATACTTTATATTTCTCTATTGTAGAGTACCATCTATCAACGCTGAATCGCCCCCCCCTGATGAGGCTTGTTGCGCCATTGAGCCAGGGTCCATAGATTCCATAAGCTGTTCCAGTTATCCAACCAGGATCCGCAGTACACCAAAAGATATCTTCATCCCTCAGATCCAACACCCACTTAGCTGTCTGATATTGCCCTATCATTGCGTTCTGAACATGAAGAACACCTTTGGGCTTGCCAGTAGACCCGGAGGTGTAGTGCAGGATTAAAGGATCCTCCAATCCTAACCATTCTATCTCAGCCTTCTCAGATGCCTTCTCCATCTCTAATTCATAGCTAATCTCTCCAGATTCCAATCTATCCTCAACTCCAACCAAGATTATATGTTTCAGAAATGGCAAATCCCGATTTGGTATTCTATGTTTCATCTCTGGTGTAGTAATAATTGCCACTGCCTCACTATCAGCCAATCGATCCCTAACTGCCTCCTCCATAAATGCTTCGAATAATGGCCCTACCACAGCTCCAATCTTAGCTATGCCCAGAAAGGTAATGTAAAGTTCCGGAGATCGAGGCATAAAAACAAAAACCCTATCACCCTTCTTAATGCCTATAGATCTTAACACATTGGCAAATCGGTTTGAAAGATACTTAAGTTCCATAAAGGTATATTTTTCTTCCCTAAAATCATCTATATAATAGAGAGCCACCTTGTTCTTGCGCCAATTCTCGGTATGCTTATCAATAGCCTCATAGGCTATATTCACCTTACCGGTGTTATACCAAGTAAAATCCCTTTCAACATCTGACCATTGAAACTTATCGTATACATCTTCGTAACTTTTCAAATTAGCCTGTGGCTCTCTTGGTTGTAACGAATTCATATTCAATTGATTCCTCCTCTATGCTTTTCATATCCTATAAATTGCATATTGTTATCAACATTATCCTAAAGTAATATGATTTTATTACTCCACTTATGAACTAATTGTAAAATATTAAAAATCAATTAATAGTTAACAAAATTCATCAATAATCGCATTCTCATAAATTATGTTTAGGAATGATATACTTCCCTCAAATGTAACGACATATATAATATGAAACTGGAGGCCTAAGTTTTTTACAAAAGTATAGTATCTTAAATGAAATGTCAATTCAGATTAATTGTTATTTTTAAATAGCAAAATTCGTATATTTCTATTAGTAAATTATTATTAATATCTATTAACAAAATTTGTTAATTCGCTAGTCCACAAGAAGCAGTTTATCCACACATGTGGTTGATAGAAACATAGTTAACCGATAACTGATTGAGGTGCAAATAAAAGATATAGAAAGAAAAAATATTTGTTGATTATTTTTACTTGCATCTTAAGATGTGATTCAATATAAAGTTAGGATATATAACCACTTTTCATTCATGTTCTAATGATTGTATCAGATATGCATTCTGGGGATACAATTATAACATGCGCCATGTACTCCTTCCCCCATTTTGTTTATCGATAATTGGAATGTAACCTAAATTGAATTCCTTTTTTTATATGCACAATTCAATTAGGATACATCATTAGAAATTAATTTAATTAGACATCTGGACAATTCATCGAAGAATTATATTCTAATTTATCTACACAAATGCATGTATATAAAGTTAATAATATTAGAAAATTATAACAATAATGAAAAGGATGTTAAAAACACATGAATAAAACAAAAACTGTTGATTCTGGATCAAAAAAAGCACCAACTAAGAGAGCTGGCAAGTCGGCTGCTGCTAATCCATATATGCATATTCTTGAGCGACAAAAGGCAGCATTCAACACAAATGATATTCGAACCTATAAGGAAAGGGTTGATGCATTGATGCGTTTGAACAAATCGTTGGGGGAATTCTCAGAGGAATTGGTTTCCGCTATACAGGCTGACTTCGGTCATCGCTCTCACCATGAAACCATAATTACAGAGGTGCTGGCCTCCATGGCAGAGATACGCATAACGAAGGCAAAGCTCAAGGGCTGGATGAAACATAAAAAGGCTCCTATGAGCATAGCTGTAATGCCAGCCACCGGGCGTATCCTTTATCAACCCAAGGGTGTTGTTGGCATAATGGGAGCATGGAACTACCCGGCATTCCTAGTATTCTCTCCCCTAATTGGAGTTCTGAGCGCTGGCAATCATGCCATGATAAAACCATCCGATGTCACCCCAAGGACCTCAGAGGTTATTCAAAAAATGATAGCTAAACACTTTGATGAGGAATATATAACTGTTATCACAGGGGATGTGAATGCAGCAATCGCCTTCTCCGAACTGCCCTTTGATCATCTTATATATACAGGCAACACAGAAGTTGGTCGCAAGGTGATGATGGCTGCTGCAAAAAACCTGACACCAGTCACACTTGAAATGGGAGGCAAATCGCCAACCATAATAAGCGAAGATTATCCGATTAAGAAGGTAGTCACAAGAATTATGATGGGTAAATCAATTAATGCTGGACAAACCTGTGTTGCGCCAGATTACATTATGCTGCCCAAAAGCAAAGAACAGGATTTCATTAACGAGTATTCCAAGGCAGCAGCAAAGCGCTATCCTTCATTAGCCAATAACGAAGATATCACCTGTATTATAAATGATCGTCACTTCAAACGTATTCAAGGTCTTATTGATGACGCAAAGCAGAAAGGGGCAAATATTATCCAGGTAAATCCCAATAACGATAGCCTCCCAAAGGGCAAATGCATCATCCCAACGACCATAATTACTAATGTAACTGACGACATGAAGGTGATGCAGGAGGAAATATTCGGGCCGGTTATACCACTAAAAACCTATGAGACTCTTGAGGAGGCTCTACAATATGTCAAAAACAGAGAAAGACCTCTTGCATTATACTATTTCGACAACAGGAAGAAAAGAATAGATAGGATGATAAAGCAAAGCATATCTGGAGGTGCATGTGTGAATGACACTATGCTGCATCTTGCACATATGAATATGCCCTTTGGAGGCGTAGGATCAAGTGGGACCGGAAGTTACCATGGATTTGACGGTTTTGTTGAGTTCTCCCACAAAAAGGCGGTTCTCTATCAGCGTAAATTCTTCTCTCCCTCAGTATTTATGAAGGGCCCATACCCACAACGATTAATAGGCATATTAAAATCGTTAATTAAACGATTAGGATAAAATATAAAACTGAAGATCGATTATTATTGCTTTTTAATGAAACAGCGTTGCATAATTTTAGTATAATAATGAAACCAAATGAAATAATCTATCAGTTGTACTAACCAACATTGACACTGATATGCACTGAATTCTCAGAGGATTTATTCACACTGCCACATGGGAAAAGACTATAAGCAGATCATCAAAGCCTTAACACTTTAGGTTCATTAATAGTTCGGTTTACTTTTCTTGCATAATGATCCATTGAATGGCGTGTTTAGTCAACTCAGCAGAATTATTCAGCTTCATCTTAGTTCGAATATTTCTTCTGTGACTCTCAACTGTATAAATGCTTAGATTCAATTTCTTTGCTATTTCCTTTGTGCTGAATCCATTACCGATTAGTTGAAAGATTTCAAACTCCCTATCCGTCAGTGTATCAATGGACAGCCCATCTGTATCAACGGATCCATGAATAAGCTTGTCAATAATCTTTTTTGAGAGGATATCACTTATGTATAGATCGCCTTTCAGAACAGTCCGTATAGCGTCAATTATATTTTTGGGCGCCACCTCCTTCATGATGTAACCCCTTGCTCCAGCCCTTATGGCACGCTCAGCATAAAGCGATTCTTCATGCATAGAGAGCATAAGAGTATACACCTCCGGGAATCTCTCTCGTATGGATCTTACTAGATCAATGCCATTTATACTACCTCCAAGAGAGATATCCACAATCACAATGTCAGGCTTATGTTTATTGATTAGGACCATTGCCTCACTTGCATCTGAAGCCCCGCCGCATACCTTTAGATCATCAGCCTTCTCAACTACCTGCTTTATTCCCTCCCTGATAATTGGATGATCATCAACTAACACAATGTTTACATTATTCTTTTTTTTTGTACTCATAAATCAATAATTATATTAGCCTATCCCTTTATCCTTCATATAGTATAGAATCCTATTAACATGATCCTTATCATCATCAGTCAATTCTTGAAAGACTTTCATTACTCCTGAGGATGATGTTTTATCCATAGCATTATTGAAGTGAATCTCCCCTGCTGACCTTTCAACTTCGAGGGCAGCATTAAATGCCGCTTCTCTTGAAGGGGGATTTTCGTTGAAGTCATTCATTAGTGAAATCAATTTGTTGTTCACTCCAATTAGGGTTTCCAATGATGAACTTAATAATTCAGATGGAAAGATATCTTGAGATAAGAGAGGGTCTTTGCTATCCCTTATGAGAGTAGCATGCTTTTTTTCTTCCAATTGCATTTCCCACCAAAAATCCGAATCTTCTGGAAATTGTTTGTATAAATACAGATAAAGATTGGCCACATTTTCTTCCAGTTTTATCGATTCATCGATAAGTTGAGGTAATTCTTGGTTCATTTTATTCTCCTCAAAATGAAATTTAATCAGCAAATTAACTTGCTGATCAGCTTTTTTTTATAAATTAATAATAAATTAATCATTTATTGTCAATCCCTGGAAAACACTATTTATTATTAACAATATTCATTATAAAATCATACCAGAAATTCATTAGCATATACAATTTGAAATAGGAGATAAAATAGATTGGTTTAAACCGAAATAAAATTTATGTGGGGATAAAAAGACATTATTTTTTATTGAGAACTATACAGTATAAAGAATTCTTTATTGGATATGTCACCTTTTCAACCGAATCTCAAGCTGATATCCACCATCCTCGTGATTGCCAGTATAAAATTCTGCACCAATTATATTCGCCCTATATCGCATTATTCTTAATCCCATTCCTGAATCTACTTTTGTATCAGTGATACCCTTTCCATCATCCCGAATGATCATACTGGTATATAATTCGTCCGAAGATAAATAAATATAAATATTTTTAGGCTTTCCATGCTTTATTGCATTATTCACTGCTTCTCGAGCAATATAAAATAGATGTGTTGCTATTTGAATGTCATCAACAATAAAATAACCCTTCTGTAATAACTTACATGATACGTTAAATATCTCTTCTGTAGAAGCAGCCATCTCTTCAAGGGCTGACTTTAAACCCCTTCTCTCCATCTCAACGGGACAAAGCATTCTTGTAATTTTCCTTGTTTGCACAATCGCGCTTCCAATA
The window above is part of the Spirochaetota bacterium genome. Proteins encoded here:
- a CDS encoding rubrerythrin family protein, with the translated sequence MNQELPQLIDESIKLEENVANLYLYLYKQFPEDSDFWWEMQLEEKKHATLIRDSKDPLLSQDIFPSELLSSSLETLIGVNNKLISLMNDFNENPPSREAAFNAALEVERSAGEIHFNNAMDKTSSSGVMKVFQELTDDDKDHVNRILYYMKDKGIG
- a CDS encoding response regulator transcription factor produces the protein MSTKKKNNVNIVLVDDHPIIREGIKQVVEKADDLKVCGGASDASEAMVLINKHKPDIVIVDISLGGSINGIDLVRSIRERFPEVYTLMLSMHEESLYAERAIRAGARGYIMKEVAPKNIIDAIRTVLKGDLYISDILSKKIIDKLIHGSVDTDGLSIDTLTDREFEIFQLIGNGFSTKEIAKKLNLSIYTVESHRRNIRTKMKLNNSAELTKHAIQWIIMQEK
- a CDS encoding coniferyl aldehyde dehydrogenase, translating into MNKTKTVDSGSKKAPTKRAGKSAAANPYMHILERQKAAFNTNDIRTYKERVDALMRLNKSLGEFSEELVSAIQADFGHRSHHETIITEVLASMAEIRITKAKLKGWMKHKKAPMSIAVMPATGRILYQPKGVVGIMGAWNYPAFLVFSPLIGVLSAGNHAMIKPSDVTPRTSEVIQKMIAKHFDEEYITVITGDVNAAIAFSELPFDHLIYTGNTEVGRKVMMAAAKNLTPVTLEMGGKSPTIISEDYPIKKVVTRIMMGKSINAGQTCVAPDYIMLPKSKEQDFINEYSKAAAKRYPSLANNEDITCIINDRHFKRIQGLIDDAKQKGANIIQVNPNNDSLPKGKCIIPTTIITNVTDDMKVMQEEIFGPVIPLKTYETLEEALQYVKNRERPLALYYFDNRKKRIDRMIKQSISGGACVNDTMLHLAHMNMPFGGVGSSGTGSYHGFDGFVEFSHKKAVLYQRKFFSPSVFMKGPYPQRLIGILKSLIKRLG